In Candidatus Aegiribacteria sp., the DNA window TAGAGTGCGTCTTCACCTGGTACTGGATAGCGGATCTATGTGCTGAGGACAGGGATGTCATTCACTCTGGGACATGCCCTTTACATGAAAGCCATTCATGGCGGAAAAGCCAAGAACGACAGAATAGATTCGGGAAAGATAGCTGCCATGCTCAAAGGCGGAATGTTTCCCATGGCTTATGTCTATCCTGCGAAGATGAGGGCAACGAGAGATCTTCTGAGAAGAAGGAATTACCTGGTTCGGAAGAGAGCTGATCTTATCACCCATGTTCAGAACACGAACAGCCAGTACAACCAGCCTTCTTTTGGTGTAAGCAATATCACACACAAATGTCGCCGTGAAGAGGTACTGAGTCACTTCACCGATCCGGATGTGTATATGAGCATGAAGATCAATATGGATATGATAGATCAATTTGCCGTTCAGATCAGGGCAATGGAAAAGCATGTTCTTGACAATGCAAAGAACCATGATCCACAGTCGTTGTACCTGTTGCGAACCATATATGGAATCGGGAAGGTCTTATCACTGACGATTCTCTACGAGATAGGAGA includes these proteins:
- a CDS encoding IS110 family transposase produces the protein MSFTLGHALYMKAIHGGKAKNDRIDSGKIAAMLKGGMFPMAYVYPAKMRATRDLLRRRNYLVRKRADLITHVQNTNSQYNQPSFGVSNITHKCRREEVLSHFTDPDVYMSMKINMDMIDQFAVQIRAMEKHVLDNAKNHDPQSLYLLRTIYGIGKVLSLTILYEIGDIDRFPRVQNFASYSRLVKCARESAGKRYGTSGSKIGNVHLKWAFSEASVMFLKGNPEGMKYKKSLERKHGKAKSLSILAHKLGRATYYMLKRKKAFDMKKFLRV